In the genome of bacterium, the window GCCATGTTGGGCCGGCCCCCGAAGTAGCGCTGGTTGGTGTGGTGCTGGCTCTCGGGCGCTTCGGTGAAAAGAACGGTCTGCCCCTGCCCTTCCTTGCAGTAGCTCTCATGAATCAGCTGAACGATCAGCTCGCCGAGGCCCGAGAGCGCCTTGGCGTAAATCGGCAGAAATAGCTCGGTATAGCCCGCAAGCTCCGCCCGCCACAGAGCGAGCGCCAGCGCCTTGGCCATGTTCTTGCCGGAGGGCACATCGGGCGAGAGGAGTGGGTGGACCTCGGAGAAGGCCGCATCCACCGCACGGGCCAGCGACGCATCTCCCGCGGCGAGGGGGAGAAGGGCATTGTTCTGCCCCGCCGTGTACCTCCCGCCGACCGCTTCGGGATGGGGAAAGGTCTCCAGGCCCTTTTCATGAATCAGGGCCGCGAGCTTGCTCTCCCCCGGACTGAGGACGGCGAGGGCGGGATAGCCCCGCTCCAGAAGAAGCCGGGTCTCCTGGACCACGTTTTCCGTGTTTCCGGACTTGCTCACCGGAACCAGGAGCGTGTTCGCGGGATGAAACCGGCCCGCCCCCGGCAAAAGCTCCCCGAAAAGACCGCTCGGGTCCGTCCCGTCGAGAAGATGCAGCTGCCGGGGCGCGCCGCCTTCCGCGAGCGCCCGGTAGAGCGCCCATACGTTGCGGATGGAGCCGCCGTTGCCGATGACGACGATGTGGTCCCTTTCCTCCGCGAGCGGCAATTTTTTTTCGATGCCGGCGAGGTCGGGCCGCTCCCGGGCGAACGCCGGTGCGGGATTCCCCCCCTGGTAGCCGGAGATGGCCGCACCCAAGGCAGCGGGATCGTTCATCCGGGCGGCGCCCTGGGCAAAGGACTTCGGGCCGCGCCCCTGAAGCGCGGCGTCCCAGCCTTGGGTATAAAGGTGCAGCGTCATGGTCTTTCCATCTCCGCCCTGAAATATTTCTTCGTCACGTCCGCGCCAAAAAAATATAGCTCTCAAAGGGTACCTCGAGTCCCCCCGAACCTGCATACGCCGCCAGGGACGCCGCGACATCCTTCATAAAAGCCTCCCGCCCCTCCGGTTTCAACTCCGCAATGGCACGGCCCAGCGCCGGGCCGCCCGCCGCGACGGCCTCGACAAACGCGCCCGCCGAAGGAAAACGGGAAGCGCGGGAGATCGTCTCCAGCGAAATTTCACGGAACCCGGCTCCCTCTAATAGCGAGCAGATCACGGCCGGGTCCGTCAGCGAAAGCGAGACGGGGGTCGGCGCGGCGGGGTTGATGTGCCGCAGCTGGGCCGCGTGGAGTGCCTCAAAGCCGGGATTGTTCTCGAATCCGCTCCACACGCTCGCGGCGAATCTTCCCCCCGGGCGGAGCACCCGGCGGATTTCGCGCAGGCCCGCTACCCGATCCGGGAGAAATTGAAAACCCTGCTGGCAGAGCGCTGCGTCGAATTCCCCATCCCCGAAGGGCATGGCCTGGGCGTCTCCCAGCTCCCAATCCACCGGCAGGGGGGTGTTTCTCTTCGCAACCTCGAGCATCCCCGGGTCCAGATCGAGGCCAACCACCCGGCCTGCATCACCGACCCGCTCCGCCGCGATCCGGGAAACCACCCCCGTGCCGCAGGCCACATCGAGCACCGCCTCGCCCGGCTGGAGCCCGGCCTTCTCCACCAATACCCCCGTCCAGGGCCCGAAGATGGCCGGGACCAGAAACTCCTGATAGGCCTCCGCCCGCCGGGTGTCGATCTCCGGGCTGGTTCCATCCTGGGACGTCACCCGCTCCCTCCCGCTCCCCGCTCCTCCAGCGGCTCGCACTCAAGATGGGCCTGGAAGCTCCGCAGCACGATGGGGATCAGACCCGCCTCGGGAAGCCCCAGCGCGGCGAACACGCGTTTTCCGATCGCCAGGATATTTTCTTCTTCTCCCATCTCCTCCACCGCCTCCCGGACCAGCCGATCGATGCGGCGGAGATACGCCTCTCCCGCATCAATATGCGCGGCGACCTCAGGGCCCTTCGATACTTTTCGGCTCATGGCGGAAAGAAGGAGATTCGCGCCGCGAACCTGCCGGAGCTTCTCCAGGCTCTCGAGGGTGAGCGGCACATTTTCGTAGATGGGCAGGGTGTCCGGCTCGGGCAAAACGTCTCCGCAAATGAGGGCGCCGTCGCCCGGGACAAAAAGCGAAAGGCTCCCGGAGGAGTGCCCCGGCGTGTGGAGTGTCTCCAGCGAGACCCCGCCGCCGAGGTCCAAAACATCTTCCTCCCCGAGCAGCTTCCCGATCTTCACCGGGCCCGACATTTTCTGGCGCATGTTCCCGGCGGGGCGGATCTGGTTCTGAAGGTCCAGGTCTTCAATCAGCGGCCGGGCGAACGGATGGGCGCAAAAACGGGGAGCGGCCCGCTCGGCGATGACGCCGTTCCCGCCGATGTGGTCGAAATGGGAGTGGGTGTTGACCACCCAGGCGATGTCCTCCGGCTTCCGGCCGATGGATTCGACACAGGCGAAAATTTCGGGCACCGATTGCGCCACCCCCGTATCCACAACGGCGAGGCGCTCCCCTTCAATGACGTAAGAGGTCACAAAGCGGGGGATTTTGCCTCCGCCGGGCGGTTCAATCTCAAATTCGAGCCACAAGGTGTGGACGTGCGGAGATACGCGCATTGCGGATCCACTCTCCAGTTACACGAAGCAAACACTCTCATCCCTGAAGTCCAGATGAGACCATACAATGAATCGCTCTTGCGGAAAATTGGCAATTTCACGCAAAAAACGCTCAAATCAGACATCACACTAAAAAAAAAATCAGATTCTGACCACAGGATCTATTTCCACTTTTTCCCTTATCCGGGTCTTCGCATCAAATCTTGCAAGAGAAGCAACAGGCTCTGCCGCAAGAGAGGAAGAACAAAAAAAATAACGATTACTCCCATTCTTATTGCATTATTCGGGACACCGCCCCGTCAAAACACTTTCATCAAAGGTGGAAACGAACTCCTTTCACCCGTTTTGTATACACCGAAGCAGGAACGATCCGGCTTTTATCTCTGCTTGCAGCGCCTGAGAGGGGTGAAAATAAATCTTGACCTTTCATTCCCCAATGTCATAAATTTCCTATTGCAAATGTTTTTTCCGCCCTCAATGTTCAAATCATTTTTATTTCATCCATAGGAACGGCTGACAGGAACGACAACACGTCGCTTGCTCCACCTGGAAGACTCGCGTCTCGCTTGGCGCAACCTATATCCGCCCCGCAGGGAGATCGCTGGAATGGCAGCTGCCAAGAAAGCAAAGCGTAAAGCTACAAAGAAGAAGGCCACAAAGAGGAAAGCTACAAAGAAGAAGGCTACAAAGAAGAAGGCTACAAAGAAGAAGGCTACAAAGAAGAAGGCCACAAAGAAGAAAGCCACAAAGAAGAAAGCTACCAAGCGCAAAGCCAAAAGAAAGAAAAAGTAGCAAGATCAAGCTTTTTCGAGAGCAAGCGGCTTGACGAGGGGCTCCGCCGGAAGGCGGGGCCCCTTTGTTTTGGGCCAATTTTCGGGGAAAAATGCCCTTCGGCCTGCCATTTGCCTGATATTCCTTGACCTTTTCAGATTCACCGGCACTGGGGTATAAAGGCGCCCTGCACATGGAGCGATACTCCCCGGCTTTCCGGTGGAGGCGCCCGATCTCGATAACGTGGATATGGACAGGAAAAACGCTCGGCACAAGGAAATCCACGTTTTTAACAGGGGGGACAGGCTCTTGGATTCGAAAACCCTTATCTATACGGCACTCTCCATCCTGAGCTTCGGCTTTTGGGGAATGCTGATGCAGCTGGGTCAAAAGCGCCTCGGCCCTATGCCCCATCTCGTTGCGATGGGCATCTCCATCGCCGCCCTCGTGGCCCTCGGCCTCATCTCCCGCCAGGTTTCCCTCCCGCCGCTGAAGCCGGCGCTGTGGATATCGGTGGGCGCGACGGTGGCGACCATGGCGGCCCTGGTGTTTTTCACATTCGCACTGGCGCGCGCAGAGGGAAATACGACGGCCGTCGTCGCCCTGACTGCCCTCTACCCCGGCGTCACCGCCCTTCTTTCTGTCTTTTTCCTGGGCGAGTCCTTCTCCTTGGCCAAGGGCGCTGGCCTCGTCCTCGCTCTGGGCGCGGCGATTTTGTTCACGCTTTAGGTGCGGATGGGATGGGGATGACGCCAAAACGCGGGTTTCGCATCGGCATTGATACGGGGGGCACATTCACCGACGTGGTCGGGGTGCGCGCCGATACCGGGCAGATTTACACCACCAAAACCCCCACGACCCCGGGGGATTTCAGCCAAGGCCTCATCCAGGGCATCCAAAAACTTCTGGCGGAGGCCAAGATCCGGCCCCGCGAGGTGACCGGCGTCTTCCACGGGACCACCGTCGCCACCAATGCGATTCTTGAGCGGAAATTCGAGAATCTGGGTCTTGTGGTCACCGGCGGATTCCGCCACCTGCTCGAAATCGGGCGCGTCAGCAGGATGGTGGACCCGCAAAACGGCGGCCACTATGCCGCCAACCTTCTTCGGCCCCTTCCCGGGGCGCTCGTTCCGCCCGAGCGCATCCGGGAAGTGTCCGAGCGCGTCTCCAGCACGGGGGAGATTCTCACCCCCCTCCCCGAGGAAGAAGCCCGCGATGCGGCGCGCTGGTTTCGGGATGCGGGCATCGGCGCCGTGGGCTTTTGTCTCCTCCACGCCTATGCGAACTCCACCCACGAGGAGATGATCCGCGCGGCGTTCGAGAAGGAATTCCCCGAATGCTTCGTCAGCATCTCAAGCGAAGTCATCCCCGAGCCGGGGGAGTACGAACGGGCCGTGACCACACTGCTGGACGCCTGCATCAAACCCCCTATCAAGGCATACATGGACCGGAGCGCCGGCCGGATCGAGGAGTCCCTCGGGGAGGTTCCCTTCCTGGTCATGAAGAGCAACGGCGGCGTTTCCACCGCGCGCGAAGTCGCCCGAAAACCGATCACCACGGTGCTCTCGGGCCCGGCGGCGGGCGCCCTCTCGGCCGCCTATCTGGGCACTCTCTCCGGCCACCGGGAACTCATCACCCTCGATGGGGGCGGCACCTCCACCGACATTGCGGTCGTGGAAAACGGTCAGGCCAAGCGCGCCAGCCGGCACCATCTCGATGAATTCGTACTCCGCCTCCCCATGATCGATGTCGTCACCATCGGCACCGGCGGCGGATCGATCGCCTGGCAAAGCCCTGAGGGAAGGCTCCGGGTCGGCCCGCGGAGCGCGGGCGCCGAACCGGGACCCATCTGCTACGGCCGCGGCGGCGAGGAGCCGACGGTCACCGATGCGAATCTGGTGCTGGCCCGTAGCCCGCTTCAGCTCGCGGGCGGCGAAGTGACGCTGAACAAGGCGCTCGCCATGCGGGCCATGCGGCAACTGAGCCAGCCCTTCGGAATGGACCCGCTCGAAATGGCGGCGGGCGTCATCGAGATCGCCGCCTGGAATCAGGTACACGCCGTCCGGCGGGCCACCATCCAGCGGGGCATCTCGCCGAGCGATTTCGCCCTGATGGCGTTCGGCGGCTCGGGCCCCCTGACGGCGGGTCTTGTGGCCGAACTCCTGGGAATGGATACGGTGATCGTTCCGCCGTTCGCGGGCATGACCAGCGCCTTCGGCCTGGAGGTGGTGGACCTCGTGAACGACTACGCGATGCCGCACCTTCAGCGGGAGGATGCGCTGGATATCGGGAAGCTGGCGGATGCCTTCCAATACCTTGAAAACAAAGCAGATACCGGACTCAGCACCGAGGGGATCCCGCCCCACCGGCGTGCCCTCCGGCGGACGGCGGAGCTCCGCTACCAGGGCGAGGCGCACGAGATCGAGGTGGACGTCCCCTCGGGCTACATGGCGCCCGCCTCCGTCGCGACTCTCTTCAATCGCTTCCATCAGCTCTACCAGCAGCGAAACACCTACAACCACGCCAGCAGCCGGCCGGTCGAGATCGTCACGCTGCGCGTCACCGGAATCGGGTTCACCAATCCGCCGAATCTTCCCCTCCTCGAGGTCGGCAAGGAAAGCCCAGAGGATGCCTATAAGGGCGCGCGGCTGGTCTGGTTCCGCGAGACGAACGGCTTCTTCGATACCCCGGTCTACTACCGGGAGCGCCTCAAGGAGGGAAACTACATCCCCGGCCCCGCCATCGTTGAAAGCCTGGGGAGCACGACCGTCATCTTCCCCCGACAGGAAGGGCGCGTGGACCGCTTCGGCAATCTCGTGATGCAGTTCCGCGCCGAGATGAAAGAACAAAAAGAGCGCGCGGGCCGGCCCACCGGCTGGCACGGCGTGGGAGCGACCTGGCAATGAACGTGAACCCCATCGTCAGCGAAATCGTCTCGGGCGCGCTCCGGGCCCTGGAGGAGGAGATCGAGGATTTCCTCTCCCGCGTCTGGCGCAGCCCCGCCCTCCGGGACAGCCGGGATTTCTCCGTCACCCTGACCGACCGCTTCGGCCGTGCCGTCACCGGAAGAACCTTGGGGGCCAGCCCCGGCCCCGTGCTGGAGCGCTTCCCGCCCGAGAAAATGGCGCCGGGGGAGGTTTTTCTCTTCAACGACCCCTATCTCTCCCCGCCGGGATTCGGGGAGGCTGCCGAGCTGTGTCTCGCCCGTCCCTTGTTCGATGGCGATCAAATTGTCGCTTTTCTCCAGATCAGGGCCCGGCACGATGATCTGGGCAGCGCCCGCCCTGGCGGGGAAACCACTCAGGCACTCGAGGTGTTCCACGAGGGAATCCTGATCCCCCCCGTGCGCATCGCGCAGAACGGCGCACTCTCCGAGGATGTCCTGACGGTGCTCGCCCGGAACAGCCGGCTTCCCGACACGCTCGCCGACGACATCTCGGCCCAGCTCGGCGCTCTGCGGATCGGAGCCCTGCGGCTGCGCGAGCTGGTCGGCCGCTACGGCGGGGATAACCTCACGGCCTGCTTCGCGGATCTGCTGCGCGAGTCGGAGGTGGCGTTCCAAAAAGAGGTGATCGCGCGCATTCCCGAGGGGCGGCGCTGGGAGGCGGAGTCCACCATCGAGACAGACGGAATCTCCGGGCCGCATGTGCTGCGCCTGGCCCTCTCACGCGAGGGGGAGCGCCTTCGCGTGGATCTGACGGGGGCAGGTCCACAGGCCAAGGGGCCGATCAACTGCCCGTTGCAGGGGGAGGGCCGCCTGTATTTCGCCAGACTCATTGCCCCCCTTTTGCTCCAGCTCGCCGAAACACCCGAGCGCCGCTCGGGAATCGCACTCAACGACGGCGTTTGCCGCACGATCGAAATCATGCTCCCGGAGCCGGGAACGATCCTCACCCCGCACTTTCCCGCCCCGACGGGCCTGCGGGCACTGACGTTGAGCAGTCTTCTTTCGGCCTTCGAGAAGGCGCTCTTTGAGGCGACCTCGGGAAAGGTTCCGGCGGGATTCGACAACTTCCGGACCTGGAGCCTCAGGGGGCGCCGCAGAGGGAGCGGATACCTCTTTTTCCGCGAATCCCTCGGAGCGGGCCTGGGAGCGGGTCCGGGCGGAGATGGGACATCGGCCGCCCCGCCCCTGGGCCGGAGCGGCGCGATGCCCGTCGAGTTCGCCGAAGCGCGCTACCCCATCCGGATTGAGGCCATCGGCCTCGTGCCGGACTCGGGCGGTGCCGGGACCTTCCGCGGCGGACTCGGGCTTCACTACCGCTACCAACTGTATGTGGAGGGGGAGATTTCGAGCGTCGCGGGCGCGTCCGCCGAGGGGCCCTTCGGCGGCGGCGGCGGCACCCCCGGCGCCCCCTTCCGGGCGCGTCTCGGGCCCGATGAAGGGGCATTCCACGAAATCGGAGGCGTCTCCTCGGAGCATTTTATCCAGGAAGGGGATATTCTCGATATCGAAACACCCGGCGGCGGCGGCTGGGGCCCGCCCTCTGAAAGGGCGCCCGAGGCGGTCCTCCTGGATGTACAAAGAGGATATGTGAACCCGGAAATGGCCCGGAAAGTCTATCGTGTCGCCCTCAAGAAAGAAGCCGGTGGATGGCAGCTGGACGCCAAGGGGACGGAGCGCCTCCGCCGGGGAAAGAAATAAGACCTCCGGCTCCCGATCGGTTCCCGCCCTTTTCTTGCCCCCTGCGATAGTGGATAGTATCGGGAAACCCCTTTGGGGGGTGTCTGAAAAATTACCCAAAATCCGGAGGAGCCCAAATGCGACCCCGCGCGTTCAACATCTTTGTCATTGTTCTTCTCCTTCTGGCGGCCGGATGCGCCGCAAAAGTGAGGGATGTATCGATCCAACTCCTCTATACGCCGGACAAGGACGTATCCGGCGTCCGCTCTCCCGTCAAAACGGTCGCGCTGGGCATCCTCATCGATAGCCGGAGCGAGCGTGCCGGCGGACCCGTGGGAGAAAGAAATCGCATCGGCGGCGGGATCGATCGCTACTCCACCAAGGGAGATTTGCCCTCGCACATTTCAAACGTCATCAAGGGCTACTACACGAAAAGGAACGTGCGGGTCCTCGACTCGAGATGGGACGGCACGCCCGCCCAACTCTGGGACCAGAAAGGGGAGATCGTCCTCTCCGGCCGAATTCACAAGATGTGGTTCACCTCCAAGGACACGGTCGCCTACGTGGACGCCCGCAACGTGTTTTGGATTGAAATCATTGCCGGATCGCCCACCAGCGGAACCATCATCAAGAAGCGGATTCAGCTGGAGCCGAAAAGAACCAGCTCCGTGTTTTGGAACGAAAAGGATGTAGAGGCCTGGCTCAGTCGGACTGTGTCGGATGCCATCGAGCGCGTATTGCCCGATCTGGAAAGGCGCCTCGCCGGATGATTGACGCCCGGAAAAGCAGACTATAAATTGGTTTTATCGGCCTTTCCTTATACCGATCCAGAAATTGCGTTGCGGCTGGCCCTGTTTCTTTCGTGATCTTCAATCCCA includes:
- a CDS encoding methyltransferase domain-containing protein translates to MTSQDGTSPEIDTRRAEAYQEFLVPAIFGPWTGVLVEKAGLQPGEAVLDVACGTGVVSRIAAERVGDAGRVVGLDLDPGMLEVAKRNTPLPVDWELGDAQAMPFGDGEFDAALCQQGFQFLPDRVAGLREIRRVLRPGGRFAASVWSGFENNPGFEALHAAQLRHINPAAPTPVSLSLTDPAVICSLLEGAGFREISLETISRASRFPSAGAFVEAVAAGGPALGRAIAELKPEGREAFMKDVAASLAAYAGSGGLEVPFESYIFLART
- a CDS encoding MBL fold metallo-hydrolase, whose product is MRVSPHVHTLWLEFEIEPPGGGKIPRFVTSYVIEGERLAVVDTGVAQSVPEIFACVESIGRKPEDIAWVVNTHSHFDHIGGNGVIAERAAPRFCAHPFARPLIEDLDLQNQIRPAGNMRQKMSGPVKIGKLLGEEDVLDLGGGVSLETLHTPGHSSGSLSLFVPGDGALICGDVLPEPDTLPIYENVPLTLESLEKLRQVRGANLLLSAMSRKVSKGPEVAAHIDAGEAYLRRIDRLVREAVEEMGEEENILAIGKRVFAALGLPEAGLIPIVLRSFQAHLECEPLEERGAGGSG
- a CDS encoding EamA family transporter; translation: MDSKTLIYTALSILSFGFWGMLMQLGQKRLGPMPHLVAMGISIAALVALGLISRQVSLPPLKPALWISVGATVATMAALVFFTFALARAEGNTTAVVALTALYPGVTALLSVFFLGESFSLAKGAGLVLALGAAILFTL
- a CDS encoding hydantoinase/oxoprolinase family protein, with amino-acid sequence MTPKRGFRIGIDTGGTFTDVVGVRADTGQIYTTKTPTTPGDFSQGLIQGIQKLLAEAKIRPREVTGVFHGTTVATNAILERKFENLGLVVTGGFRHLLEIGRVSRMVDPQNGGHYAANLLRPLPGALVPPERIREVSERVSSTGEILTPLPEEEARDAARWFRDAGIGAVGFCLLHAYANSTHEEMIRAAFEKEFPECFVSISSEVIPEPGEYERAVTTLLDACIKPPIKAYMDRSAGRIEESLGEVPFLVMKSNGGVSTAREVARKPITTVLSGPAAGALSAAYLGTLSGHRELITLDGGGTSTDIAVVENGQAKRASRHHLDEFVLRLPMIDVVTIGTGGGSIAWQSPEGRLRVGPRSAGAEPGPICYGRGGEEPTVTDANLVLARSPLQLAGGEVTLNKALAMRAMRQLSQPFGMDPLEMAAGVIEIAAWNQVHAVRRATIQRGISPSDFALMAFGGSGPLTAGLVAELLGMDTVIVPPFAGMTSAFGLEVVDLVNDYAMPHLQREDALDIGKLADAFQYLENKADTGLSTEGIPPHRRALRRTAELRYQGEAHEIEVDVPSGYMAPASVATLFNRFHQLYQQRNTYNHASSRPVEIVTLRVTGIGFTNPPNLPLLEVGKESPEDAYKGARLVWFRETNGFFDTPVYYRERLKEGNYIPGPAIVESLGSTTVIFPRQEGRVDRFGNLVMQFRAEMKEQKERAGRPTGWHGVGATWQ
- a CDS encoding hydantoinase B/oxoprolinase family protein gives rise to the protein MNVNPIVSEIVSGALRALEEEIEDFLSRVWRSPALRDSRDFSVTLTDRFGRAVTGRTLGASPGPVLERFPPEKMAPGEVFLFNDPYLSPPGFGEAAELCLARPLFDGDQIVAFLQIRARHDDLGSARPGGETTQALEVFHEGILIPPVRIAQNGALSEDVLTVLARNSRLPDTLADDISAQLGALRIGALRLRELVGRYGGDNLTACFADLLRESEVAFQKEVIARIPEGRRWEAESTIETDGISGPHVLRLALSREGERLRVDLTGAGPQAKGPINCPLQGEGRLYFARLIAPLLLQLAETPERRSGIALNDGVCRTIEIMLPEPGTILTPHFPAPTGLRALTLSSLLSAFEKALFEATSGKVPAGFDNFRTWSLRGRRRGSGYLFFRESLGAGLGAGPGGDGTSAAPPLGRSGAMPVEFAEARYPIRIEAIGLVPDSGGAGTFRGGLGLHYRYQLYVEGEISSVAGASAEGPFGGGGGTPGAPFRARLGPDEGAFHEIGGVSSEHFIQEGDILDIETPGGGGWGPPSERAPEAVLLDVQRGYVNPEMARKVYRVALKKEAGGWQLDAKGTERLRRGKK